GATGTGATCCATCTGGAGGGATGCTTGTGTTATGATATTTTCTTCACCTTACATGCCCAGAGCAAAACTGGCTCCACTTTGCTCCCCCTGGTTTGTGCTGATGATACCACCAGGCCGTGAACTTCCTTCATTTCATTTGTCCATTCCAACTTGGTGCATTTTTTGATTGATGTACTTTAATACACTGGCCTGCGGGCTGTGATGTGTCAAATAACCttttaaaatccaaacagaTTATGTCCcatgttttcttcctgtctgGAGTCTGTGTTACCTCTTTAAAAAATTCCAGCAGATTTGTCAAACAAGATTTGCCCTTTATAGGACTCTGCTGGCAACTTTTTGTATCAGCTCACGTTTCTCCAGATGTTTTGTGATCTCATCACTTATTAATGTCTCCATAATTCTGTCTTCTGCTGAAGTTACAGTTATTACTGTTAATGTGGCTGTGAATGCCTCGTCTCTTGCTCCCCTACTGGACTGCATCCGATGACATGGATCTGCTCCGGATGGGTTTGAAGCTTAAGGGAAAGAATCTTTTTTTGGTCTTAGATTTGAGGGATTTAGAAGGACCTCCATTTTCTTAATCTATTACTTTATTACTGATATTTAATAATCTTGTCTACAAGGAGTTGGGATATTTCCAATAGCACATGCTGTGAGGGTCCCACACCTTTCCTATCTGTCCTCGTTTCATAATCTCTCCTGCAAACATCATTCCAACTCCCTGAGTTAGACATgcctaattattttcttcttgtagGCTGACTGGACTTTGactcctcccttcttcctcacACAGCCGTtgcacagggctgtggctgcctcagGTGCTTCTTGCAGGCAGATGAGACAGAAATGTCTCCACGTCACCATCCCTCCAGAAGCTGCCTGAAGACCTGCCCCCttgctggctgccagctgcccATGCTAAGCAGGGCACTGGCCTTCCCTGGCTTTTTCATGGAGGAAGTGGAAACAACAGTAACTCGATTCTGCTGTTCTTGTGgtcttgaaaatatttcttttcacagaatttcCAGAATGCTGTTTCAGAGCACGAACACTGTTTGTGCCTTCTGTCTGTGCAGTCAGTGTGTGTAGGCAAACACATCCCCTGGAGAATCCACAGGGAGGTGGCACAAGATTTCCACTTGATTTCCTTCCTTCAGAAGCAATAAAACTCCATGGGGGAGCATGAGAACTTTTCCCAAAGCTGTCCCTGCTTTGGGAGCGCTGGAGTGGCTGAGAATGGAGGTAAGTCCCATGCTGCAAAAATTTATGGGAAAGTCATAAGCTCCATGAAGCGCGTGGAATTTGGATGGGATAGAAGCCAGCCTCTCCATTACATGTCTACAGCTCCCTGCATATTTGTGATTATCCTTATGAATAATGTAAGCTCCTGCTTTCAGATGGGAGAGGCTTTGGGAAGGAGTTAGGGAATGAGTCTGAGTGCTGGTAACGACCTCAGGAACCAGCAGTTTGTCACCAAACGGGGCACTGCAGTCACACATAGAGCCAATAAAGTTTCTTGGTAAAGGagcaaaaattccttttcttgcaGTAGCCACTTCTAGAACAATCTTTGATTTGTGTAATACAAGGGGCAGGGTTGGTGAGGAAGTTGTCACAGTGGTGTCATTATGCAGCTTAAAACCAGTAGCTCTTATTTCAAAACACTCTTGTCTGCAAAAGAGGATTTTCTCATGGCACTGACTCTTGAATCACTTAGTTGCTGCTGTTggacttctttttaaaagtattttacaaAAATTTAACATTTGAGTCCCAGAACAAGAAGaatctttcctcctcctttccaggGAAAGAAATTCCTTACCCATACCCCTTGAAATTCTCTACCTGGGAAATCCAGCAGGCAGAAGAGGCTGGAAGCCTTTTCAACACCTCTAATGGGTAAGATGTTTACATTACATGGGCCTGGATCAGAAGGGTCTTTTGTGTGGAGGCATTTTGATGGCTCATCTATGTCACCTGAGAAAATTGTGCTGAAAGTTCCCCCACCAGCCTGGGTGGAGGGTGGCAGTGGCTGGGTGTGGGTCGTTCATCAGCGACATCACACCTGtctgcagagccacagaatGGAATAAAGAGAGTTGTTCAAACAATTAGGCtaaaagcagagcacagagggagGGTTTAATCTTTTCCTTGCTCTACCAGAACAGTTTTAAGGGATGGCTGCAGAAGAACATTCCCAGTGATTTTGCTCATGCCTGTGGTAGCTGCTGCTGACTCTTGGGCACCAGTTACATTGAGTAGTCTCATTCCCTGTAGTTGGGAATGTGCTGACCCCACTGCTGAATTTTGGCTAAAATTTTCATTTGGTGGCTCCCCAAAAAGCTGTGGTTGAGGTTAGCCTGGGAAATGCCAAGTTTTGTCCACTGAGAGCTCCACTGTTTACCTGCATAGAAATGTTTCTTCATCATCCCCAaccttctctccttcccacctcTGAGGAAGACTTGGCATTTGATCCAACAACTCCACACCAAAGGTCCAGGGCCTGGGTTGTCTCTGCAGGAACATATATCCATGTGGGACAATAGTATTTTGCTCTCCAGGCTCCCAAACCTGCCCATTTCTCCTGCTGGAGCAATCCTGTGGCCTgtgaagagaagggaagggaaaggttgACTTCTAGCTCTGATTCATCACTTTTATTGAACTTAAATTCTTTTGTTTCAATGCACACTTGATTGAGCCAGCATTTATCCAAATGGTTATGGTTTGTAGGAAAAAGAGACAGTTgaagaaagaacaaatgaaTCTAATGTAAATCAAATACTTAATGCTTTTATAGAAACTACAAAGCTTTAAATGTGTATTCCTAATGGTAATTTTACAAAACTCCACCAGGCATCTTCAAATGGAGGTGTGACAGTGATTGTTTCAGGCTGGAGATGGCTTTCCTTTCACATGCTAATCATCTGCTCATGGTGATATTTCCCAGCATCGTTGGAGTCAGCGAACTGAATAATTTATGGAATGAGTTTTGTTGTAAATTTATTGTGTCACAAGCAGGTTGTAATTTCACTAACAGTACACTTAAGttattaagtaaaaaaaataatgtggcTGATAGGACGGTGCATTTGGAGGTTCTCTTGCTCCCTCCCCAACCAGTTCTCATCTTATATATTTTCAAACAGAGTATTTACCTAATTTTTATTCAGAATCTGATCTGAGAAAGAGAGCGAGAGAGGACATTAACATAAGTGGGTTTGCATTTGCACACTATTGTTGAATCTGGCAGTCGTAAACAAATTACAGAAGATTTTATACAGACAGAAATAGCATTGAAATGGCAGCGCTCCGGCGCGGCGCTGCCTTTGTTCCCTGTTTGGTTCTGAGGAACTGGCCTCAGCCACAAGTGACGCAGTGCTGGAGTTACAGGCAGGTGTGCAGAGCGAAGTGCAGCCCCCGGCCTCGCCCCAGCTCTGGTGCTGAGATGTTTGGGAGTTGGTAGGAAGGTGTTTCTGGCTGGATGGCACAGCAAGGAGGTGGcgagggctggcagcagcacaggggcttGGCCAGGCCTGCTCCTCAACTGAAGGCTCTGGCTGCCCCCAAGGGAGGCCTGGAGAGCTTCACTGCTGCAACTCGGGCAGAATTTTTCTACAAGCTCCAAATGGCTCTTTTATCCATTTTAAAGTGGCTGTGGAACCTGTATCCAGTGGCTACCCTTGGGCCCTGGGATGCTGGCCTAAGGCTGCCTTTGACGTGTGTTACAGACAGGTCCCACCTCACCGCAGGTACCTCCAGCGCCTGCCTGTCCCCCTCCAGGTGCCTGACTTTGTCCAgcctcccctctctcctctgccaTCCCCTGAGGTCCTGGAATGAGCTGGCTGTGCCTTTGCCTTTCCCTGCAACCGCAGAAGGggacagcctggctgtggccaGGGACGCCTCTGCATCCTGTGCTCCCAGAAGGACTTTGCCAGCTGGAAGCTTCATGGGGCTGCAACTTGTTGGGTTGTGTAAATACCAGGAAAGGCTGAAGTGTTGAGATTGTTTATTTAATTGTTTCAATATGCCAATGTCAATACATATAATTACACTATATAAGCACAGTTAATTGCTTAAATgaactaaatatttttgcatCCTAGTCTAAAATTGCAATCAAAAGTTCTCAGTGGGTGGcagatttagaaaataatttttctcctgcatGGGCTTTAGTTTCAGTAGAATTCCCGTCTCTGGCTacttttcctgctcctgtaAATTGCACTTAGGAAGCATTTCTCCATTTCATTCCTCAGCTGAAATTCCTCGTAGTAGGTCTGTATTGTAATTATGGTGGCACGtgttaaatttttaatttgattttcatttgtCCATTCAATTGATATAATTGATGTGCATCTTTTCTCCCTCAGGATACAGGTTAATAACCTACTAACCTTGGAATGAAAGAATGATAAAAGGATCCCACACCAGGGTTTAAGGGACCAGTTATAATATATGTTTTCAGCTGTAGACTTATTTTTTGTCCTCTGTAGCCTTCAGCATTTTGTACTTGGCAAAGCCTTGACAGGCATTAAAAACACtgagtattttaattttaacgAAAAGAACTGTTTACGCTGGACCTGCAAGGAGGATAGTTATATCCCTTGTTGTGAATATCTGgcaaaacaaagaggaaaggTTTTACAAACATAGTgagtttctgtttattttcccagcaggtgcttggttggttttggttttgcgCTTGTTCAGGCTGCAGTGGTGACTTGGCAAACAAGCAATGCACAGCCACAGAAGGTGATGAAAGaggcaaaagaaatgtttaGACAAGATCAAGGCATTTGCTCCCCGGGGAGGATCGCAGGTAACGCTGGAGCAGGACGAAGTGGAAAGGGATCACTTGGCAGGTTTATTCTCGGTGCCTGTTCTGCAGTGAAGTGCGTTCTTCCCATGGTCCTACATCAGCTGATCACCCTAAGAGCACAGCCAAAGTTCCTGCTACAGCCGGGGCTGCAAGGCCGAGCTGTTCTGCCCGCCCCGGGCCCGAGCAGAGccagaggaggcagagctgggatgctGCCCACGCTGGGACGGGCGCTGCGCCGTGTGCGCTCTCCGCTGGCCGCCCGCTGCTGCGGCCAGCCCGGGCACCGCGAGCAGGACAGGGCTTCCCGGGATCCCTCCCGGTCCCTGCCGCTGCTCCAGGCATCCCGGGCACCGCGGGCAGGACAGGGCTTCCCGGGATCCCTCCCGGTCCCTGCCGCTGCTCCAGGCATCCCGGGCAGGACAGGGCTTCCCGGGATCCCTCCCGGTCCCTGCCGCTGCTCCAGGCATCCCGGGCAGGACAGGGCTTCCCGGGATCCCTCCCGATCCCTGCCGCTGCTCCGGGCACCCCGGGCAGGACAGGGCTTCCCGGGATCCCTCCCGATCCCTGCCGCTGCTCCGGGCACCCCGGGCAGGACGCGGCTTCCCGGGCTCCCTCCCGATCCCTGCCGCTGCTCCAGGCACCCCGGGCACCCCGGGCAGGACAGGGCTTCCCGGGATCCCTCCCGGGCTCCCTCCCGGGCTCCCTCCCGGTCCCTGCCGCTGCTCCAGGCACCCCGGGCATCCCGGGCAGGAGAGGGCTTCCCGGGATCCCTCCCGGGCTCCCTCCCGGTCCCCGCTGCTCGGCGGGCCCCGCCCGGTGGCTGCACTTGTGCCGGACACCCCAGCCAAGTGTCGCCGGAGCTGGCACTGCACCCAGGCCGAGCAGGAAGGTTATTGTAGCGGAGAGAAACACTTTCTTCTGGTTacagggctggaaggggagCGATTAAATTAGCCAGCAGTAAGTGCAGAATTAGCACACGGCTGACTCCACACTCTGCTGGATGATGCTGGAGGTCTCGGAGGAATAGCAGGACtgaggaggggggaagggaaccGGCCCCGGCTGTTTTCTCACCTTCCCTCTGCCGAAGGACAATGTGTCCTGAAGTGCTTTGGAGCCAAACAGCAAAGCAAGAAAGTCGAGATGTTGGGAGGAATAACTTAAATGCTCCCCAATACATTAAGTAAACATCCCAAGGCATCAAATCTCATGCTTCAGGAAGTGACCGAGCTATCAGGTGCTAGGAGCTGGCAGAAGATGTGCCCTGCTAAGTTACCCAGGAGTGGGCTCTCCCCAGGCACTCTGTGGTGCGAGGGTGCTGCAGGGAGGCTGTGGGAATGCTGGGCTCAGCAAAGGAGCTCAGCCTCACGGGAATTCCCCTTGGTGGTGTTTAATCCACTGGGAGTACTGGATAAACTGTCCCAAGGGAAGTATGAAAGTAACCAGCTTGTCCTGGGTTTTCTCATGGTGCCATTCCAGTACCTTCTGTGTGCAGGTCAGGGTTAAAGAGGGTCTGGGAAGAGCAGACATCCATGGCCGTTGGGCAGTGGTGGGTAATGAGCACCAGGGACTTTCTAAAAGGCTTCAGCTGGatttggaaatgaaaaccaTTAAAGTTGTAACCCTCTCTTTAGGGAGCTGATTGATaacaaacagcatttctgtatCTGGTAGGAAAGGTGGAGAATGGCAACATCCCGTGTTTGTTGGCCAATGTAGTGGCGAGCTGCTTAAGGCCTGAAAATGGGGATTGGGTTGATTAGATACAACCTGAACATTTATTCAATTACTCCCAGCAATGAAAAAGCCTTTTCATTGGAAATAGAGATGACAGAGAGAAACTTGTGCAAACTTCTcaggctccatcccagctcccactcTGTGGTCATATCAACAAAGACCaaataatttgcatttgaaattattatacTAAACATTATTGAGGAATATGTGCAGTTTTTACAGAAGGCAGCAGAATGAGCTCTAATGCCTTTATAAATACCTTCAGTGGCCTGTTCCTGTGGGGAGAAAATGGAGTTTTCTGTGGGAATGTCAAATCACAATATCTGGATGTGTGTGTAGAAAGCCTCATTTTTAAAGACATGAGTAGAAAGTGTCCTTAAAAATTCCTGTTGGTGTAATCCTGGGCAGCGTGCACAGCGAGAtgaaagctgcagagctgagctgggtggTTCACAAGCCACAAAGAGGCTCAGCAGCATAAACAGTGTAAGATGGATGAGCTGCGTGGTTGGGGACGCCAGTGCAGCTCCCAGATTGAATCAGAGACTCTGGGATTTCAAACTAATGTGACTTTGTGCTGAGGGAGAGCGGAgtctgttttgttctgctggTTCATGCTCATCCCTGGCTGTAATGGTTCTTGCATCTTCTAGGGGAAAACCCAAGAATCTCAGAGGACACTGGTGCCCCATAATCCTGCCCCAAAATGTGTCTCTTACTTTGCTCCGATAGTAAAAGACTGACAGAAACCCTGGGGTACAAGGTCTAATGTCCTTCTAAACTTATTAGAGTTAATTAGGAAATCTTGTTGATTTAACCTGGCTGTGTTGGTGTCTGCAGTGACTTCCTTTGGGATACTCCAACAGGGTGTGTTACAGAAACATGTTTTGGTTTGACCTGTTGATTTGGGATATTGTTGAGTCTATAAATACATTAGTTTTTGTCTCTAGTATACATTTCCTTCTGCTTATTAACATCGATTTTCATTGCCAGCTGTGATGCTGATTCCCCTTTTTCCTCATTATCCTCTCCTGTGCTAATTAACTGTTACCTTTTCTACCAACCATATTAGAGAGCATAAACTTACTTTGTGCCAAGGGCGACTTGGCCAGAGTGTCCCACAAAGCTTCCCACTATATTAGTGTTAAAAGGCGGGCACAGATTTAGTAATGCTGTGAAACCTCCTGGCTAAAGGTTCTATAGACCAGgttttactttttccttctttcatacAAATTTGggggattctttttttttttttgcttagggAGCTTCCAGAGCCCCTTTAAttcctgaaatttctttttgccttATGGTAATGTCAGGCAGGTGGACTTTGCtgatttcaattaaaaaacatCCCCATTTTTGGTGTGACTTTCTGTGTGAACATGTGGCCCCAGTGTTGGTGGTTACTGTCAAAGTCTCAGTAACAAGTTGATGGTTCCTGAGCCGGGCTGGTAGTTGGTTATCACTGATGAGTGACCCCTAAACCCAAGAACCCTGgggggcagcagccagcccctgGCACCCAGCCACATCCACACCCATCATCTTCTCCATGGTGTCAGTCCAGCTGTTGGGCGCTGACCACAGCGTCCTGAGCAACTCCAGGCTTTTGAGATTAAATCCCTAACTCGAAGTGCGCCCAAAGCTGACAGCCAACATGGCACAGAAAGCAAGAGAGTTAATAACACACTGACTCTCCTGCCACGTCCTAAGgcttttttcttcaatattatTCAAAATTTAGGCACCTTTCATATTAATTAAATGGTAACTTTCTGTATCCCATGATCAAACTATTCAATAATGCTTGCTCAGAGCAAtcagaaatgacaaaaataaagtactaatataattttattatgaaTTATTCGATCCCTGGGGTTTCTATCAtattaaacaaagaaacaaattaacCAGTGACTGAATTAAGTGGAACTTGCATCACGTAGAGACAATAGATTTTTTCATAGTTAACCTGCGAGCTACTTTCATGCTTCAAGTCCAGTTTCCAAGTTTCCTCGTGAATTTCCTGGAAATTATCTTGCTGCTATGTATCGATGCATACGTCATCATGGAGCTAGTTTTTCTCAGGGGAAATACAGTAAAGAAGACCAGAAGAAGAATTTTGAATGtattaatttccatttccagaTCCATCAATTTACCAATCCATCCATCCTGggcctgctggccatgctgtggctctgcagtccttctccatccatccatccatccatccattcatccatccatccatccatccatccctttATCcttccatcatccatccatccatccatccatccacccatccatccatccatccatccacccatccgtccctccatccctccctccatcccatccctgcccggCCATGCCGTGGCTCTCAGCCCTTCTGGCAGTGATGCTCCACGCCTGCTGCACCAAGGGGGTGAGACAGGGAACATTATTAAGTCCCTCAGTTTTTAATACTGCAGC
This Vidua chalybeata isolate OUT-0048 chromosome 11, bVidCha1 merged haplotype, whole genome shotgun sequence DNA region includes the following protein-coding sequences:
- the LOC128793806 gene encoding collagen alpha-4(IV) chain-like; this translates as MKEAKEMFRQDQGICSPGRIAGNAGAGRSGKGSLGRFILGACSAVKCVLPMVLHQLITLRAQPKFLLQPGLQGRAVLPAPGPSRARGGRAGMLPTLGRALRRVRSPLAARCCGQPGHREQDRASRDPSRSLPLLQASRAPRAGQGFPGSLPVPAAAPGIPGRTGLPGIPPGPCRCSRHPGQDRASRDPSRSLPLLRAPRAGQGFPGSLPIPAAAPGTPGRTRLPGLPPDPCRCSRHPGHPGQDRASRDPSRAPSRAPSRSLPLLQAPRASRAGEGFPGSLPGSLPVPAARRAPPGGCTCAGHPSQVSPELALHPGRAGRLL